From the Catharus ustulatus isolate bCatUst1 chromosome 2, bCatUst1.pri.v2, whole genome shotgun sequence genome, the window ATGTTCTGCTGCTGAATTTGACACTGTAAAACCCAGTGAAGGGAGGCTGGCCACCAAATGATGTGTGTACTGTGTCATGTTGATCTTGTTGCTGTGGGAGGGAATTTATGCTAATTGCAGCAAAAAGAAGGGAAACACAGGTAGCTGGTTTAGGCAGGACAAAGAAGATTTTGAAACTTGAATTAAGGCGTGCAACAGACACACAGGCAGCCTACTATGTAATAAGACCCTGGTGTTAGCACACATAGGATTGCTTCCATCAGTGGGGAAGTGAGGGCAGTGGTAGGGATGAGAGTTGGCTGTGAGCAGCATTTTGCTGTCTGTCATTTAAGAAATCTGCTGCTTAAAGACTATTCACTCGGCCAGTAGAACTGAAAATTTGTTATGGGTGATGAGGAGTCTCCTAAAGGCCAAGTCTCagcattattttccattaatctTTGTTAAAGTATTGCACTTTTCTCAGTAGGATTGGCAGGTTCTTTCAGCTCTACTTGACTGCAGCACTAGAGGCATTTTCTACCACTTGAATTGATAAATTCATCAGCTGCCCAGGTCACCACTCAGTAATTCACAGCTCTAAAAGCTTGACTCAGTGGTATATCTGCTGTCAGTCAAGTAGAACTGATTCAAGAGAGGCTGGCCCAAGCGAAAactctggcacaggttgcccagagccaGAGGTGGTtgatgccccattcctggcaACATTCAAGATCAGGTTGGATCTGAGCAGCCTGATTTGATGAAGATGTTCCTGCTCAGTGCAAGGGAGTTGGACTAGGCAACACtgaaggtccctttcaacccaaaccattccatggttccatgAAAGGTGGGTGTTGTGTTTCTATACTGCATTTGTTCCTCCAAGCATGTCTTGGATTTTATTAATCAATCATTACATCTGGCCTCATACAGCTCTGAATCCAACAGTGAAGTTGTAATCTGTCAGTGGCTCTGCAACAGTTGTGTTGAGATTACATATCAGTTACTTCTGGATTTATTTATGTGGCTCTTTCTCATAAGATGACCAGTCCTTTGCACAGATACTGCAGATCCTGTGCACAGATCCAGGCAGCACTGTCCACCAGAGGCCATGCTCGTGGAACCCAACATATAAACTCTTCCTGCTTCTCTCAGATCTGCTAAAGCAAGGGGAGTGTAGCACCATTTCAAAGATGTAAATGGCTCTGTATCCCCCCTGCACTCCTTTGGAGCTATAAGGAACCAAATGAGCCTTGAATTGTCCCTGAAGGAAAAAGAACCAATGATACAGAAATCCTATGAAAAGCTACTGCAACATGACTTTTAAAGCTGGTTATGGTTGTCAGCAATACAGAGGAGCTCATGGAAGATGCTAAGGAGTACAGTaagtttgtttctcttttctgaaaaaagaggctttttacaaacagcacaaaaaacagcaaaattggAACCACATCGATGACAAATACAGTGAAGAAGTAACAGTGACCATCAGCAGCAAATTCTACCctaaaaaattcttcacttaaaaagaaaaataccctATGAAAAGATCAGTAACTGAATTTAATACAAGATTTTGTTAAGAATGCAGGTAGAATAATTCTAAACTTCCATACATGTGTTTTGTACTGTGTCACTTGTGATTCATAGCTGCAAGAGGCCTTTGGATAGGAAGAGTATCTCTTCACCAAGATATTTTCTTAACACCAAAATATGACTAAGCTCCCAGATGATGATGACTCAAAAATGAATCTGCAGGCAGAAACCTTTTCATAACTGGTCAGAAGGAATTTGACTCCTTTCCTTAAGGCCTGGGGGATATCCACTCTGGGcaaacccttcccagcagcagacTGTTTCTTTCCCCTCTGGTCAGATGATCCCAGGAAGCAATATATCTCGTAAGCAGGTTTTGACTCATAAAAATGTGATTGTCTATCATAAAGCCAGTGCTCTGCAGTAGTTTTAAATGATGTATGAATGGTGTGGTGTTCCAATGAATCTGAGAAGTGCCTCTGCATTGTACATGTGACCAAAGAGTTCATTCTTGGCTTCCTCCCGAATCTGCCCTTTTCTGTGTAGGTCCCACTACTTCCTTTCCCAACAGGAGTAATTTTAACCACAGAAGGGGAAACATTGGCTGTCTTATTACCAATGAAACCAAGCAACCCCTTCccattttttactttctctctTTCCTATCTCCAAAATGCTCTCTGTTCCAAACTTAGTCTGATTTCAGGTATGCAAAGTTTGCTAATTACAATTATTAAGAGAAGAGTTGGAACGGGGGGGAAATGTCACTTTAAAAGCAGAGACTTATTAGGAGATAATAAAGCTGGAAATAAATGTAAGAACTCAGGTGAAATTATGGCTACAGCCATGAGAAATAAGGATGATCATTTAAAGGCAAACCTTGATGGACAGCACAGGAAACACCTTGATGTGTGTTTAATTCTTCTGAAAGAGGTTGCCTTCATGCTCTGCTTTCAGAGTTGGCAACTGTGTAGTGAGAAACAGCTGCTTTAGCTCGTGAGAGAAGCAAAAGAGTGTTCAGGCAGTGAACTTACCTCCTTGATCCTTAGCTAGAATAAATTTGCAGACACCTCGTGCATGTCAAATTTTGGCAACTCAGTCTGCCTGAGGATGTAAGACAGCAGGTGCCTCATCCAGCAGGATTGAATGTCATGGCAGGAACACAGCACTGGAGTGTGTTTACAGTGGTCTGTTTTGATCTCCGATCGAAACAACCAGATCCATGTCCTGTTCTTAAATGCTACGCTGAATTTCCCCTGTGTTAAAGCATGGACTATAGCACAAGCCAATTTTATTGTGCATTTTGAGATCCTGAGTGAAGCAATTTCTTGCCTTAtggctgtgttttctttttctagtgAATGTTACAGAATTTTTACCTTGCTATAAGGCCACTGATGCACCACAaggggctgcagtgacagagtGAGAGGCTCTCTGCATCTCCTCCTGATCACATGAATGTGGatcacagtgacactgagagaGTGCAGGTGACTTGCTGTGAGCAGGAGATGGTGCTGAAGTGCCAGACCTCATGATCAGCTGAGGCATTTCCAGGAAACCAGCAAATTGTCTAAAGGCCTGTCAAGATAAATGATTTATAATTAAGCAGCAGGATGTGAAAAAAGCTTGCTCAGGCATGTAAAGGGGGATTccatataaaattttaaaaagtgttgtTATTTCCTTGTACCCAGGTAGAGATATAAAGGCTAAAAGCATAGGATTTGTGTTAGATAGCATGAACTGGACAACTGAAGTGGGGTGTGTGGATCTCTTGGATAACAAGAATCTTGCAAGGCCAACAGTACCTGGGTTAGTACTAAAACCTTACACAAGATTGCttaggaaataatttcagaaacacTAAATATGAAAAGACAGAACAGATATGTGTTCAGTGCTAGAACTTCTTTAAATgccatttctctcttttatttctccCAAACAACATTGTAAGCTCTTCATCTGTGGGCTAGGAAGAAAAggtaaaaggaaacaaaattcaaaaggaaaaaaaaaaggagtaaggGTGGAAACAGTATGAGAGATAGTGGGagtgcaaagaaaataaagaagcgGAGAAATAAATGTTGTAAGAGGACATGAAAGAATCTGAGGTgggataaaacagaaaaagagaaggagtAGAGGTGTAATTCTCTTCTTTGTCTAAAAAAAGAACAGACATCCTTGTCTGTTGGAGGAAAATTTAAACCCTTATAAAAGATAGTGCCTGCCATGAAAAACACACACGTTTCACTTTATTTCATCAATTGGCTTGGCAAGAATCATAATTTATTAAAGAAAGTCAGGAAGGCTCAGCTGTTAGAGCTAAACATAAAGAGAGCAGCATGCTCAGTGTACAGATGTAATTAGTAAGTCTGACCAGAAGAATCAATGCTGGATGTCCTTCCAACATGGCTCTAATGAAAACATGTAATTAtgtttttccagctgaagaCAGCATCTCAAAGACTGGGCATCATGAGCTTTCTGGAGGAAAACTAGAAGCTGGCTCAGAGAGTTTTACTGCAGCAGTCGGAGTACCTGCACTCTGTGGTGTGTATATTCTCACAAGTGAATGTCACTGTGGATCCTTTCCTCAGACTCGAGTTCCTTTCCAAAGCAAAAGTTAATGTGCCAAGGAGTGGTGAGCATCCAGGTCTTATTCTGAGAGGCAGATGGGATGTGGCCAAGATGTCCACCTGAAAACAAGGACAGCAGGTGTCATCATGAAGAATGGTAAACTTTTTGTCCTTCCCACCCAACCCCTGGGTTCAATATGCAGGAATGTCCTTCTGAAGCTTTCTGAAAGTGCTGTACCTCACTGTCTATCTTCACCTCTGCCTCTTGCTATGGCATCTGCTGCCTCCCGGGTCAAGACAGACTTGAGAGGTACAAACTGATTCTTATCTGTTGGCAATAGGCACCTCCATCAGCCAAATCCATATTGAAGAGGGCATCAGGAACCTCCCTTCAGCAATTCTGTAGGCAAATCCAGCATCATCTCCCAAGATCCCTCTTTTGTCATGACATCTCaagaaaagctttgttttccaaGTTTGGGGCAGGGAGACTGTTTCTAGGAACATACTTGGGTTTTCTTACAATCCAATCTCCTGGCATGAGTTTTGCTCTACTCCATCAACCTTCCAGGAGCCAGAAAACTGCAGTGCCCCTAAAACCTCTTGTAGAACACTGGTCACTCTCTGCGTGTCTTATctgcctctttttcttcctcaaaaccCTGTTGTTGTAAGTTCCAGAACGGAGCTGGGGGAAATCAGAAAAGAGAAGTCTAGTGCAATGTTTGGGTTTGCGGTCATGTTGGACAAAAAGTAGTTTTCGCCATTGTGAAAGTATCCAGCAACTTCAGAAACTAGGAGGCAAACACGTAGCAACAGCCAAACTTTTGGTGGCTAAACCAGAAACCTGGAAAATACACTTCTTCAGGCAGAAATGACAGATATTTGTACTCAGAtttctgatagaaaaaaaaaatcacccagaaCTAATTTTTCAGGTTGTATTTTTAATCCCAAACTGGaaactcccagctcctgcaagaGTATGGATATCATTGATGAAAGGGAGGAACATAGACACTGGAGTTTTGGAAATTTTAGGGAAGCAGAACATTGCTCAAGACTTCTGTGTATCTGATTTGCAGTGATGCGTCTGAGGGGTGTGAAATTTCTCTCACATTAGAAAGTTctcctttaaaattttaaaattagaaatttctcctttaaattagaaatttctgccttttatcCTTCTTGTAACATTtcattcctttctctcttcttcattGCCATACCTCATCCTGCCACATCTCAGCAGAATCTCCAAAATCCACCTTTTTTCTGTTACATCCTGGGCAAACTGTGTCTGGCACTGAACACTACATAGCCTGCTCTGTTTCTGTCTTCACAAATGATTCCCCGATGTGTTCAGGACCTTCCTCACACAGTCTACAGATGAACATTACTTTGTTCCTGCTCCGGGCCGGTCCAGCACACTCAGCAATATTCTCATCTACAGGTGCCAAACACACTGAAAAGTTAAAACCTCTGTGTTGGGAGGCTGGATTATGGGAATCTGGGACAGATCACTCAGAAGACAATCCACATGCAAAGAgcagaattacatttttattagatttttttaaaaaacagatcaACACACAGTAtgctgaaggagaaggaaacacTACAGCcattaataatttttcccttcagagGATGGACTAGGACACTCCACTGAATGCTCCTCTTTCAAATTCTGCTCCAGTGATTTGAAGGACAATTATCCTTTCATGAAACAGTGGTGGCCTTTTCCACATTGGCTAGACCAGGAACCAAGGGAAGTGATGGAGAATTAGGACCCTTGTTTCTGAAGGAGAGTGGCAAGGTTCACAGGTCCTTCTCATCAGCCTGAGCTATTTCATCCAGGACTGATCTCCAGCCTGTAAAGGGAtgcaggagcacaggctggggactgAGGTACTTTGAAGCTTGGATTTTATGTCCTTCCTCAGAGAAGTTTGACTGCCTGTTCACAAATTCGATAGCAACTTGTGATGCAAAGGACATTATTCCAGTTACTGTAAGTGTTGGGGTCTGTGTTTCCTTTGACATGAATTGCAGCACATTTTTCTGCAAAGAGTAAATTTGGCTCCCCAGGCTTCCAGAACCTGTAAAAGAAAGTTTTTCTATTGGAAATGCACTAGCATGCACGACAATGGATGTGGAGTCACCTCAAACAGttgtggaagagaaaaggaaagtcaCTGTGACAGAAATCAGGGGTCATAGTTTtgactagaaaaatatttaagttttctgacttgcagagcagctgaagacAGAAATCCCCCTCTGACAAATACCTGCCTTACACAATGCATTGGTCACTTGGACTGAGGGCATGAATTACAGGGCTGTCCTCACTCCACCAGGGTACTCACGTGGCTGTATTTTCATATGGAGTCTGATCCACCCACTGCCACTGCCCAGTTTTGTAGGCAGCTAAGCCTATGTAGTATTTTGTTTCATAGATGTTagttactttttcttttgtcaaGTTGAAGAGGAACTCCTGGAAAAAAGCACAATGTCCATGAGATGCAGGACTAAGCAAAGGGAGGCATCAGGAGTCCCTGTGGGGTGCAGCTGGTGGTGCAGAggggggctggtgctgcagaggtgcagaCAGGACattccccctcccctgcaggACAAGGAGGGGCTCCGAGTCCCCTCCAGGGCCCAGCACTGTGTCTCTGCCTGCTGGCTCCCTCTCTCAGCCCTGTGCACGCAcctgctctgccttgctgtTGATCACCACCAGCTGGGAGCCCATCCCAGTGCAGTTCTGCTCACTCCCAGCCCATGACATTGTGTCAGGGGACAGGTAATAGCAACTTGCTTGAAAGAATCTCCAGCCCTTTGGGCAGCACATCCAGCCATccactgtggggaaaaaaaatgtcctgCTTTTGAACAAGATGTGCTGTCCTTCATGACTGTGAGTTCAGTGTAGAGTCCCAGGTGTTAGGAGTGGGGTTTGAACCCTTTACTCTGGACAGAGGTAAATACTCTCTTCTGCTCTCCATAAGTAACAGAGAAAAGCCTGGCAGGCTCCTGTCAAAAGGCCCCTGCCTGAAGGGGCCTCTTCCCTTTATCTGTCTGTTCTGCCATGTCTGTGAAACCTCTCTTTGGTGAGAGACATGGTTTCTGCCTTATGCTTCTTGAGGAAGTAAGATG encodes:
- the LOC116992554 gene encoding C-type lectin domain family 4 member E-like; this translates as MMKGQGRVSPATAVPAEERSCSWLNIWVFLIFALAIKSAFVTLCLVALLDGSYGQCKPLLQNSTEWCCVPSSSAEKMDGWMCCPKGWRFFQASCYYLSPDTMSWAGSEQNCTGMGSQLVVINSKAEQEFLFNLTKEKVTNIYETKYYIGLAAYKTGQWQWVDQTPYENTATFWKPGEPNLLFAEKCAAIHVKGNTDPNTYSNWNNVLCITSCYRICEQAVKLL